From the Phalacrocorax carbo chromosome Z, bPhaCar2.1, whole genome shotgun sequence genome, the window ATTTATTTCAGGAGTCTTCCTTGTCTCTCTCTGGTTGGCTGGCTGTTGCAGCTGCACTCACCTCGCTACTGACTGGGTTTTTGGCTATCTCTGTTTCTGCTAACAGCTCCCGCTGCCAGCGAGGGGCTCTCATGTACTTGTTGCTAATGCTTCTTTGCCTAGAAATGTCTTTGGCGGTTCTGGCAAAGGTCTACTCTATTCGGATGGCTTCTGAGCTGAAAAGCACTATGGGTAACCTTGTCTATCAGTACAATGGAACGCACTCCCAGGGCCCTGGCAGCAGGGATCTGGATGTGCTACAGAGGAATCTGCAGTGTTGTGGGGTCCAGAACTACACAGACTGGCTAAAGGCAACAGCTGCTTCTCGGCATCTTCCAGGTGAGGAAGCTCGTGTCCCTGAAAGCTGCTGTAAGGAGAAGTACTCTCACTGCAGGGGTGACTTAGGCCATCGGGAGCAGCTTTTTCAGGAGGGCTGTTTAAAGAAGCTGGAACACCTGTTGCATTTTGTCATGCTCTACATATTTTGGTGCTGTATTGCGCTAAGTGTCTTGGAGCTGTTTGCTTGTATCAGCAATGGCATCCTGATGAAGTATCAG encodes:
- the LOC135310678 gene encoding tetraspanin-3-like, which codes for MRARAFLASSSSSDDLSSSSLLLRLSSPSWRCKGFWVGPFARHLLRILGVILWGVAIALAAGGVFVILLYKNYRYLFQESSLSLSGWLAVAAALTSLLTGFLAISVSANSSRCQRGALMYLLLMLLCLEMSLAVLAKVYSIRMASELKSTMGNLVYQYNGTHSQGPGSRDLDVLQRNLQCCGVQNYTDWLKATAASRHLPGEEARVPESCCKEKYSHCRGDLGHREQLFQEGCLKKLEHLLHFVMLYIFWCCIALSVLELFACISNGILMKYQPFHDFQILD